In a genomic window of Corvus hawaiiensis isolate bCorHaw1 chromosome Z, bCorHaw1.pri.cur, whole genome shotgun sequence:
- the TMED7 gene encoding transmembrane emp24 domain-containing protein 7 codes for MPPRSSRGPLPPLLLVWALAACAARASEITFELPDNAKQCFYEEIAQGTKCTLEFQVITGGHYDVDCRLEDPDGIVLYKEMKKQYDSFTFTASRNGTYKFCFSNEFSTFTHKTVYFDFQVGEDPPLFPSENRVTALTQMESACVSIHEALKSVIDYQTHFRLREAQGRSRAEDLNTRVAYWSIGEAIILLVVSIGQVFLLKSFFSDKRTTTTRVGS; via the exons ATGCCGCCGCGGAGCTCCCGGGGGCCGCTGCCGCCCTTGCTGCTGGTGTGGGCGCTGGCGGCCTGCGCGGCGCGGGCCTCCGAGATCACGTTCGAGCTGCCCGACAACGCCAAGCAGTGCTTCTACGAGGAGATCGCCCAGGGCACCAAGTGCACCCTCGAGTTCCAG GTGATCACTGGAGGTCATTATGATGTTGACTGTCGGTTGGAAGATCCTGATGGCATTGTACTGTACAAAGAGATGAAGAAACAATATGATAGTTTCACATTTACTGCATCCAGAAATGGAACATACAAGTTCTGCTTCAGCAATGAGTTCTCTACTTTCACACACAAAACTGTGTACTTTGATTTCCAAGTTGGAGAAGATCCACCACTGTTTCCTAGTGAGAACAGAGTAACTGCACTTACCCAG aTGGAGTCTGCGTGTGTTTCAATTCATGAAGCTTTGAAGTCTGTCATTGATTATCAGACTCACTTCCGCTTGAGGGAAGCACAGGGccgcagcagagcagaggatttAAACACAAGGGTGGCCTACTGGTCAATAGGGGAAGCAATCATTCTTCTTGTTGTTAGTATCGGGCAGGTGTTTCTCCTTAAAAGCTTCTTCTCGGATAAAAGAACCACGACAACGCGTGTTGGATCGTAA